One genomic window of Leptospira paudalimensis includes the following:
- a CDS encoding ABC transporter permease, translated as MLAIDIKNLSKSYKIGNSQFSVLNHINLEIKQGEFVAIMGPSGSGKSTLLQVMGLLDLADSGSYRLFGKNVEKESSNVLSDIRGSLIGFVFQQFHLLSKSNALQNVCLPSLYTEIPNPIQVGEIQLTKVGLQNRIFHTPNELSGGQQQRVAIARALINDPPIIFADEPTGNLDSKSKIEIMMELIRLHEEGKTIVMVTHEPEMADYCDRIIHVSDGKITNEEIKRKSKMVPTSNQNFMRRKTGWSLVNGLLKQSLFSLTSNRLRTFLSALGILFGVVCVISVMALGEGAKKSVEEQFSSLGANLVIVRTGGMRSGGVSLEAGTVNRLDIYDVSAVSKKFPEVKQISAVVNGRAQLVFGNRNWNSFVTGASANYESLRNLEPTEGRFFTEDEDNKRSLVCLVGNTVVRELYEGKNPVGTYLKINRVSFRVIGQLPEKGSTGFRDQDDVVLVPLNTAMRRLLNKDAVDNLEMELDQNESSENFISQIKSFLHERHGTNESMGNIYQVMSMADIQSAVSETNQTMSALLIALATVSLLVGGIGIMNIMLVSVKERTKEIGLRKALGARESDIRIQFLIESTLTSLTGGFVGLVFGIFTVYFLQESFGWTIVLSFPSIGFAFLFSITIGILFGWWPSEYAAKLSPIVALRSE; from the coding sequence TTGTTAGCAATAGATATTAAAAATCTATCGAAATCTTACAAAATTGGAAATTCACAATTTTCTGTTTTGAATCATATCAATTTAGAGATCAAACAAGGTGAATTCGTAGCGATTATGGGTCCGTCTGGATCTGGTAAATCGACATTATTACAAGTAATGGGTTTACTTGATCTTGCAGACAGTGGCTCATACCGTTTGTTTGGGAAAAATGTTGAAAAAGAATCTTCCAATGTCCTTTCCGATATACGTGGAAGTTTGATTGGTTTTGTTTTCCAACAATTTCATCTATTGTCTAAATCAAATGCACTCCAAAATGTTTGTTTGCCTTCTCTTTACACAGAAATTCCAAATCCAATTCAAGTTGGAGAAATTCAGTTAACAAAAGTTGGCTTACAAAATAGAATTTTTCATACACCTAACGAATTATCAGGCGGTCAACAACAAAGGGTTGCAATTGCCAGAGCACTAATCAACGATCCACCCATCATCTTTGCAGATGAACCAACAGGAAATTTGGATTCCAAAAGCAAAATTGAAATTATGATGGAACTCATACGGCTTCATGAGGAGGGTAAAACGATCGTAATGGTCACTCATGAACCTGAGATGGCAGATTATTGTGATCGTATCATCCATGTAAGTGATGGGAAAATTACAAATGAAGAGATAAAAAGAAAATCAAAAATGGTTCCGACATCGAATCAGAATTTTATGAGACGGAAAACGGGTTGGAGTTTGGTTAATGGTCTATTGAAACAGTCTTTATTTTCACTCACATCCAATCGCCTGCGTACCTTTTTATCAGCATTGGGAATTTTATTTGGAGTCGTTTGTGTCATTTCCGTAATGGCTTTGGGTGAGGGAGCTAAAAAGTCTGTTGAAGAACAATTTTCTTCGTTAGGTGCAAATTTAGTTATTGTTAGAACAGGTGGAATGAGAAGTGGAGGAGTTTCTCTCGAAGCAGGGACTGTGAATCGTTTGGATATATACGACGTTTCAGCTGTTTCTAAAAAATTTCCAGAAGTGAAACAAATTTCTGCCGTGGTAAATGGAAGAGCCCAACTAGTTTTTGGAAATCGAAATTGGAATAGTTTTGTAACCGGTGCCAGTGCGAACTATGAGTCACTTAGAAATTTAGAACCAACAGAAGGAAGATTTTTTACCGAAGACGAAGATAACAAACGGAGCCTTGTTTGTTTGGTAGGGAACACGGTAGTCAGGGAATTATACGAAGGCAAAAATCCTGTTGGAACTTACTTAAAGATCAATCGAGTATCATTTCGAGTTATAGGTCAATTGCCTGAAAAAGGTTCTACTGGTTTTCGTGACCAAGATGATGTTGTATTGGTTCCACTAAACACAGCCATGCGACGATTGTTAAACAAAGATGCCGTTGACAATTTAGAGATGGAATTGGATCAAAATGAATCTTCTGAAAATTTTATATCTCAGATTAAAAGTTTTTTACATGAAAGGCATGGAACGAACGAATCGATGGGAAATATCTACCAAGTTATGAGTATGGCCGATATCCAATCAGCAGTTTCTGAAACCAATCAGACGATGTCTGCCTTGCTCATTGCTCTGGCTACAGTTTCTTTATTAGTTGGGGGAATTGGTATCATGAATATTATGTTAGTTTCTGTAAAAGAAAGGACAAAGGAGATTGGTTTAAGAAAAGCATTGGGAGCAAGAGAATCTGATATTCGCATTCAATTTTTAATTGAATCAACTTTAACAAGTCTGACAGGAGGATTTGTCGGTTTAGTTTTTGGGATTTTTACAGTGTATTTTTTGCAGGAATCTTTTGGTTGGACAATTGTTTTATCCTTTCCTTCAATTGGTTTTGCCTTTTTATTCTCTATAACGATAGGAATTTTATTCGGTTGGTGGCCTTCTGAATATGCAGCTAAGCTGAGTCCTATCGTTGCATTAAGATCTGAATGA
- a CDS encoding TetR/AcrR family transcriptional regulator, producing the protein MNTVINPRKIPQQKRSKERYQKIVDTAIQLLGEVGYDDLTTDLIAEKSGISVGSIYQFFPNKESIIYSHAENSYLIMHDLFFEKVTKELKRIKKFTPEFVDFTLFAFEQTLNEVKGYRLIHSILYTNEALLHLDIESNERFAKSLAEKVILVMFPKVNKKRSFYISLMIVEAVDSVIKIVHRTKKPSEKKQVLAELKTLLLVYFSTFQ; encoded by the coding sequence ATGAATACTGTCATCAACCCAAGAAAAATCCCTCAACAAAAACGTTCCAAAGAACGATACCAGAAAATCGTTGATACGGCTATACAACTATTAGGTGAGGTTGGTTATGATGATTTAACTACGGATTTGATTGCAGAAAAAAGTGGCATATCAGTTGGTTCGATCTATCAATTTTTTCCAAACAAAGAATCCATTATATATTCACATGCTGAGAATTCGTATTTAATTATGCATGATTTATTCTTTGAAAAAGTTACCAAAGAATTAAAGAGGATCAAAAAGTTCACTCCTGAATTTGTAGATTTCACATTGTTTGCATTTGAACAAACATTAAATGAAGTGAAAGGATATCGGTTGATTCATTCGATTTTATACACGAATGAAGCCTTATTACATCTAGATATTGAAAGTAACGAGAGATTTGCAAAATCCTTAGCCGAAAAAGTGATTTTGGTAATGTTTCCAAAAGTGAACAAAAAACGTTCGTTTTATATCTCACTCATGATCGTTGAGGCAGTTGATTCTGTTATCAAAATTGTCCATCGAACGAAAAAACCTTCTGAGAAAAAACAAGTTTTGGCGGAACTCAAAACCTTACTTTTAGTATATTTTTCCACTTTTCAATGA
- a CDS encoding efflux RND transporter periplasmic adaptor subunit, translated as MKIKLYVSLFVLIVCAVLYFTFGTGKSKQEFKIESTSVTRGDLIVTVRATGTAIPKNRLEVKPPIAGRIESIHAEEGEHVGKGKILVWMSSTERAALLDAARAKGNDELKKWEDFYKPTPVISPLRGLVIASNISTGQTVTQQDILFVLSDNLMVQAKVDETDLSKIKIGQIAIILVDSFSNEPIRAKVKHIGYEAVIENNVTMYNVDLELFSIPDFLRSGMSITVDFIISEEKDVLLIPNDYVKRNKKNGMILLKIEDSLQETNVTIGNSDDQNTSILSGLVEGDLVYRKKKIQESKKSNASGGPFSSPKVPKR; from the coding sequence ATGAAAATTAAACTTTATGTTTCACTTTTTGTTTTAATTGTATGCGCGGTATTGTATTTCACATTTGGAACTGGTAAATCAAAACAAGAATTCAAAATTGAATCCACGAGTGTGACTCGAGGTGATTTGATTGTTACTGTTCGGGCAACAGGTACTGCAATTCCTAAAAATCGATTAGAAGTCAAACCACCCATTGCAGGAAGGATTGAATCCATACATGCAGAGGAAGGAGAACATGTAGGCAAGGGAAAAATCCTAGTCTGGATGAGCTCAACCGAAAGAGCCGCATTATTGGACGCAGCTAGAGCTAAAGGTAATGATGAACTGAAAAAATGGGAAGATTTTTACAAACCAACTCCAGTAATTTCACCATTACGAGGTTTGGTGATCGCTTCCAATATAAGTACTGGGCAAACTGTGACACAACAAGATATATTATTTGTTTTGTCTGATAATTTGATGGTACAAGCAAAAGTAGACGAAACCGATTTATCAAAAATTAAGATTGGGCAAATTGCCATTATCCTCGTAGATTCATTTTCCAATGAACCTATTCGTGCTAAAGTAAAACACATTGGTTATGAAGCTGTGATTGAAAATAATGTTACGATGTATAATGTTGATTTGGAATTATTTTCCATTCCAGATTTTCTGCGAAGTGGTATGTCGATTACTGTCGATTTTATTATTTCCGAAGAAAAAGATGTATTGTTAATTCCAAATGATTATGTGAAAAGAAATAAAAAAAATGGAATGATCTTACTAAAAATAGAGGATTCATTGCAAGAAACGAATGTAACCATTGGAAATTCTGATGACCAGAATACTTCCATATTATCAGGGTTAGTGGAAGGTGACCTGGTTTACCGTAAGAAAAAAATACAAGAGTCAAAAAAATCCAATGCAAGTGGTGGTCCTTTCTCATCTCCAAAAGTTCCAAAGAGATAA
- a CDS encoding MotA/TolQ/ExbB proton channel family protein yields MQEYVELGEELVFVAMGVASVIALAVFAERLIYYKKTLGKKNEAYLSEVRNSLQEEPEIHWKTDAGEESIYNRFIQFALKQLKLGRKGLDESLEGQILSEKLELEKRLPILNTLGNNAPFIGLLGTVLGVIKAFYGLGTLGSSGAEVVMRSISTALLATAAGLAVAIPVVMANNYFSRKAKVILQNLEILKKELLSYQMNKTKV; encoded by the coding sequence ATGCAGGAATATGTAGAATTAGGTGAAGAATTAGTTTTTGTTGCTATGGGAGTAGCAAGCGTTATCGCACTTGCTGTGTTTGCCGAAAGACTTATTTACTATAAAAAAACTTTAGGTAAAAAGAACGAAGCATACTTATCTGAAGTTAGAAACTCACTCCAAGAAGAACCTGAAATTCATTGGAAAACGGATGCGGGAGAAGAATCAATTTACAACCGATTCATTCAATTTGCATTAAAACAATTAAAACTCGGACGTAAAGGTCTAGATGAAAGCCTAGAAGGACAAATTTTATCTGAGAAATTAGAGTTAGAAAAACGATTACCAATTTTAAACACGTTAGGAAATAACGCTCCCTTTATCGGACTTTTAGGAACTGTCCTTGGTGTCATCAAAGCATTCTATGGGTTAGGGACACTGGGTAGCTCTGGTGCAGAGGTTGTGATGCGTTCTATCTCAACTGCACTCCTTGCAACGGCTGCTGGTCTTGCTGTGGCGATTCCTGTGGTAATGGCAAATAATTACTTTTCCAGAAAAGCAAAGGTGATTTTGCAAAACCTTGAAATTTTGAAAAAAGAACTACTCTCTTATCAAATGAATAAGACAAAGGTATAA
- a CDS encoding ExbD/TolR family protein gives MAGASGPQDEEIGSINITPMVDVILVLLVIFMVTANFLKKESLNINLPKVQAADPNVAESVQVAITKTGAILLEGKDTDITGLVRNLEREAKIRPNMRLTLSADESLPYGKITELMGIIRKAGVTKIALSVKK, from the coding sequence ATGGCTGGAGCATCAGGACCACAAGACGAAGAAATCGGAAGTATCAACATCACTCCCATGGTGGACGTGATTTTAGTACTTCTCGTAATTTTTATGGTAACAGCAAACTTCTTAAAAAAAGAAAGTTTAAATATTAATTTACCAAAAGTGCAAGCTGCTGATCCAAACGTAGCGGAATCAGTTCAAGTAGCAATAACCAAAACAGGTGCTATTCTGTTAGAAGGAAAGGACACTGACATTACAGGCCTTGTTCGAAACCTAGAAAGAGAAGCCAAAATAAGACCTAACATGCGTTTGACGTTATCTGCTGATGAAAGTTTGCCTTATGGAAAAATTACGGAGCTGATGGGAATCATCCGAAAAGCCGGAGTGACAAAAATTGCCCTCAGTGTAAAAAAATGA
- a CDS encoding SCO family protein: MDRSRLIMIRLICFIFIFFVSFGCQSKNVLNQEVWNRLGFVLPDGHSLNPQFWSEKKSVLYFGFSHCPDMCPLTLTNFGRASLILGERAKEFQFVFITLDPERDSPATLEKYVKNFPSKNLTALSPNVESLETLTKIFGIVKEKVGEGNSYRIDHSNFIYVLDQNQQTIKTFPGGVSGNALATELRKISEL; encoded by the coding sequence TTGGATCGTAGCCGTTTAATTATGATTAGACTGATCTGTTTTATTTTTATTTTTTTCGTTAGTTTCGGATGCCAATCAAAAAATGTACTGAATCAGGAAGTATGGAATCGGTTAGGATTTGTTCTTCCCGATGGTCACAGTTTAAACCCACAATTTTGGTCTGAAAAAAAATCGGTATTATACTTTGGATTTTCACATTGTCCAGATATGTGCCCACTAACATTAACAAATTTTGGTAGGGCCTCGTTGATATTGGGGGAACGTGCTAAAGAGTTTCAATTTGTGTTTATTACGTTAGATCCTGAAAGAGACTCTCCGGCTACTTTAGAAAAGTATGTAAAAAACTTTCCCAGTAAAAATTTAACTGCACTCTCTCCGAACGTTGAAAGTTTAGAGACTTTGACAAAAATATTTGGAATTGTGAAAGAAAAGGTTGGAGAAGGAAATTCTTACAGGATTGATCACTCCAATTTTATTTATGTATTGGATCAAAATCAGCAAACCATCAAAACATTTCCAGGTGGGGTTTCTGGAAATGCACTTGCAACAGAACTTAGGAAGATATCTGAACTTTAG
- a CDS encoding sensor histidine kinase, with the protein MGITVGKFLEKPYLSICLLFLITSVSITSYVYSLLKPKDNSISEYYLSQNADYFVGDIPADDSGKIDFQKMHKVYWLSTSGWINDEEFKRITDSEYIWLRSKAFSTFENEDLHFLLEHAGLNIEIFNEFGDSIFKYGEFADSNYLPNIFQSKFSWVKIPKDKSEYYYLRLFHKKGILFSITIIDNLIGKQTALYREIALKNLTTIFFHSFFMMIGIICALVYFIEFKKQYNILLDFSSFSLCFGILGLTSNEFIRYLFTNTQTLYVLSVISSNFVFIPMLSGVRRLFGSGSFKVLDYLIYIDVFICSLTTILVFSLPFSDISHSFLISTRSFFIIFNLINILGPILITYEAWKKGSKEALGHFIGFSITLFLVILEIFLAIKYNDTSPSGIVFWGVLFGVISQGFALERTLFNDRQKALLYKEDLLKAEKTLKESQLKTLQTKMNPHYLFNSLNTIHALHKIKPELIGDAIMSLANNYRFISDRTDRDWIPFEEEWNFLEDYLHLQKLRFYDTIQIDFKKTGDFSSVILPPLLLQPIIENSFKHGFRSSSAVQFQLFIHAKMIKDSVFSFVVYDNGTGISDDLLSDKQKLMSRSLGNIKERLKNLYTDFSFEITKNYPEGTRTEIEIILTSKVQISS; encoded by the coding sequence ATGGGAATTACAGTAGGCAAATTTTTAGAAAAACCATATCTATCAATTTGCTTATTGTTTTTAATTACGTCTGTTTCTATTACTTCGTATGTTTATTCTCTTTTAAAACCAAAAGACAATTCAATTTCAGAATATTATTTATCCCAAAATGCTGACTATTTTGTAGGAGATATTCCTGCAGATGATTCTGGTAAAATTGACTTTCAAAAAATGCATAAAGTGTATTGGTTATCCACATCTGGTTGGATCAATGATGAGGAATTCAAACGAATTACAGATTCAGAATACATTTGGCTAAGATCCAAAGCATTTTCAACCTTTGAAAATGAAGATCTACACTTCTTACTGGAACATGCAGGATTAAATATTGAAATTTTTAATGAATTTGGTGATTCCATTTTTAAATATGGAGAATTTGCGGATTCAAATTACTTACCAAACATTTTCCAATCGAAATTTTCATGGGTAAAAATTCCAAAAGATAAATCAGAATATTATTATTTACGATTATTTCACAAAAAGGGAATTTTATTTTCCATCACCATAATTGACAATCTAATCGGAAAACAAACTGCTCTTTACCGAGAAATCGCATTAAAAAATTTAACCACCATTTTTTTCCATTCGTTTTTTATGATGATAGGCATCATATGTGCACTAGTCTATTTTATTGAATTCAAAAAACAATATAACATACTCTTAGATTTTTCTTCTTTTTCACTATGTTTTGGAATTTTAGGACTAACTTCAAACGAATTTATACGTTACTTATTTACCAATACCCAAACATTATACGTTTTATCTGTTATTTCTTCCAACTTTGTATTTATACCAATGTTATCTGGTGTTAGAAGATTGTTTGGAAGTGGATCTTTCAAAGTGTTAGATTACCTAATCTACATTGATGTTTTTATTTGTTCACTAACAACTATACTAGTATTTTCTCTTCCATTCTCTGATATTTCTCATTCATTTCTCATCAGCACTCGCAGTTTTTTTATCATATTCAATTTGATCAATATCTTGGGACCGATTTTGATCACGTATGAAGCTTGGAAAAAAGGAAGTAAGGAAGCACTTGGTCACTTCATTGGTTTTAGTATTACTTTATTTCTAGTGATTTTAGAAATATTTTTAGCAATCAAATACAATGATACTTCGCCATCTGGAATCGTATTTTGGGGTGTGTTGTTTGGAGTGATCTCACAAGGATTTGCTTTGGAGAGAACTTTGTTTAATGATAGGCAAAAAGCCTTACTCTATAAAGAAGATTTACTGAAAGCCGAAAAAACTCTCAAAGAAAGTCAGTTAAAAACATTACAAACAAAAATGAATCCACATTATTTGTTTAATTCACTGAATACAATTCATGCATTACATAAAATCAAACCAGAGCTAATTGGTGATGCGATCATGAGCCTTGCCAATAATTACCGTTTTATTTCTGACAGAACGGATAGAGATTGGATTCCATTCGAAGAGGAATGGAATTTTTTAGAAGACTACTTACATTTACAAAAACTGAGATTTTATGACACAATTCAAATAGACTTTAAAAAAACTGGTGATTTTTCTTCCGTTATTTTACCTCCTTTGTTATTACAACCTATCATTGAAAATTCATTTAAACATGGATTTAGAAGTTCGTCGGCTGTACAATTCCAATTATTCATTCATGCAAAGATGATCAAAGATTCAGTGTTTAGTTTTGTTGTCTATGATAATGGAACAGGAATATCAGATGATTTATTATCAGACAAACAAAAGTTAATGAGTCGCTCTTTAGGAAACATCAAAGAAAGGCTCAAAAATCTTTACACTGACTTTAGCTTTGAAATTACAAAAAATTATCCAGAAGGAACAAGAACAGAAATCGAAATCATATTAACTTCTAAAGTTCAGATATCTTCCTAA
- a CDS encoding multicopper oxidase domain-containing protein → MDRKSFLTTIGFGVMGFVGSIFGSIGFNSKKSNELCAPSDPSASTNFGIVTTPSVSDNYQNSIGVAGSLRGTNTYGSMAHPPFFIKEDYTERFYFPPNYSNGKNKTKDFNLNLFPLSVNIAHNVNYQAWTFDGIVPGPILRANLGDNLRIHVKNSSPDPHSLHFHGTHDPMEDGWEPIPAFGERTYTIEAGPVGLHPYHCHVPPLMVHTAKGLYGALLVDPPIKRKPAHEFVLTFSGWDTKGQGKNDFYTWNGIAGIYDRYPMKVPVGERVRFYIQNMMEREPVMTFHLHAQTFDIIRSLGSTIPDGRSDVVTIGQTERVVIEFVLKKKGRYMFHPHQTHMAENGGMGWIVAV, encoded by the coding sequence ATGGATCGGAAAAGTTTTTTAACTACAATTGGATTTGGTGTAATGGGTTTTGTGGGATCAATTTTTGGTTCCATTGGCTTTAACTCTAAAAAATCCAATGAGTTATGTGCACCTTCTGATCCATCTGCTTCTACAAATTTTGGGATCGTAACTACTCCGAGTGTCAGTGATAATTATCAAAACTCCATTGGTGTCGCAGGTAGTTTACGAGGAACAAATACATACGGGAGTATGGCACACCCTCCTTTTTTTATCAAAGAAGATTATACGGAACGTTTTTACTTTCCACCTAACTATAGTAATGGTAAGAATAAAACAAAGGATTTTAATCTAAATCTTTTTCCATTGAGTGTTAATATTGCCCATAATGTAAATTACCAAGCATGGACATTTGATGGAATTGTTCCAGGCCCAATCTTACGAGCCAATTTAGGGGATAATTTACGAATCCATGTAAAAAATTCAAGTCCTGATCCACACTCACTTCACTTTCATGGAACTCATGATCCAATGGAAGATGGTTGGGAACCAATTCCTGCTTTTGGAGAACGAACCTACACCATTGAAGCAGGTCCAGTTGGATTACATCCATACCATTGCCATGTGCCACCACTCATGGTACATACCGCCAAAGGTTTGTATGGTGCTTTATTAGTTGATCCTCCAATCAAACGAAAACCAGCTCATGAATTTGTATTAACATTTTCTGGATGGGATACTAAAGGCCAAGGTAAGAATGATTTTTATACTTGGAATGGAATCGCTGGGATTTATGATCGATATCCTATGAAAGTTCCTGTCGGGGAACGAGTTCGATTTTATATACAGAATATGATGGAAAGAGAACCCGTGATGACTTTCCATTTGCATGCACAAACCTTTGATATCATCAGAAGTTTAGGATCTACAATTCCTGATGGTCGTTCTGATGTGGTAACAATAGGACAGACGGAACGAGTTGTGATCGAATTTGTGCTTAAGAAGAAGGGTCGGTACATGTTTCATCCTCATCAAACGCATATGGCTGAAAATGGAGGAATGGGTTGGATCGTAGCCGTTTAA
- a CDS encoding PLDc N-terminal domain-containing protein, which produces METNFANPGFWTYFIGSYAYYLPFVLTMVWAPLALFGLSKQKDMTTIKQVIWSLVILVVPVIGPALYLLFIDTEYEKKFKQIAVGGGLAVFVIVWALSLISHI; this is translated from the coding sequence ATGGAAACAAATTTTGCAAATCCAGGTTTTTGGACATATTTTATCGGATCGTATGCGTATTACTTGCCATTCGTTTTAACAATGGTTTGGGCTCCTCTTGCTTTGTTTGGTTTATCGAAACAAAAGGATATGACAACAATCAAACAAGTGATTTGGTCACTTGTGATTTTGGTTGTTCCCGTAATTGGTCCTGCTTTGTATTTACTCTTTATCGATACAGAATATGAGAAAAAATTCAAACAGATTGCGGTAGGTGGTGGACTGGCAGTATTTGTAATTGTTTGGGCATTAAGTTTAATCTCTCACATTTAA
- a CDS encoding right-handed parallel beta-helix repeat-containing protein, which produces MEKTKKILIGILMAMFLTFGLNFCNSEDPANSAFVHVTMMDNAFHPPVIRTFKGGKIRFVNEGNNPHNAISINKDWSTETSFGNLAMFRGAHTDVFFPEEGVFPYFCSFHASPDGKIGMTGVAVIGNASYNPQANTSKSKISKTWTGVTRKVPSQYKTIQNAVDAASPGDLVLVANGIYKEEVTVTTPSITIRGEDRNLTIIDGEFLRGNGIMVVGADGVAVENITTRNATLNGVYWTGVKGYRGSYITAYNNGDYGVYAFDSVDGLIEHSFASGSPDSGFYIGQCNPCNAIINDVISENNALGYSGTNSSGNIYLLSSIWRKNQLGIGPNTLDRELLPPQKQMVVKKNIVYDNNNANAPSKKLEYPSIGNGIALLGALENVVEGNLVFNHNNYGILVTMNIDENIWISNNNIVRNNQVYHSGRGDIALSGPVNVGNCFEGNSYGVSSPPFLESLQSCSGIRYPHIGDMSSSIGLLALFVQANLKEFVLGSYKNQPIPPAQSNMPKELLAKVVPAHDVFETNKGLIDTAELPKIDQKDFEAQTNKMYTSGWRVHFPGTLKTWYFHIMGYLLPFAIFAAWTGLAMLDRYSIVGAKVDKYFWLILLLPFIGSLVYLFSKDSKISPVVRNTVVFGGILLFLTILAYAGYAMTAVTEPSIT; this is translated from the coding sequence ATGGAAAAAACCAAAAAGATATTGATAGGGATCTTAATGGCAATGTTCTTAACCTTCGGTTTGAATTTTTGCAATTCGGAAGATCCGGCAAACTCGGCTTTTGTTCATGTGACGATGATGGACAATGCCTTTCATCCTCCAGTGATTCGCACCTTCAAGGGTGGGAAAATTCGTTTCGTGAACGAAGGAAATAATCCTCACAACGCTATCTCCATTAATAAAGATTGGTCGACTGAAACCAGTTTTGGCAACTTAGCAATGTTTCGCGGTGCACATACAGATGTGTTTTTTCCAGAAGAGGGTGTGTTCCCATATTTTTGTTCCTTCCATGCATCTCCTGATGGAAAAATTGGGATGACGGGTGTTGCTGTCATAGGTAATGCAAGTTATAATCCACAGGCAAATACCTCAAAATCAAAAATTTCAAAAACATGGACAGGTGTGACAAGAAAGGTTCCTTCTCAGTATAAAACAATTCAAAACGCTGTTGATGCTGCATCTCCCGGAGATTTGGTTTTAGTAGCTAATGGAATATATAAAGAAGAAGTCACTGTAACGACACCATCCATCACTATTCGAGGAGAAGATAGAAACCTAACCATCATCGATGGTGAATTCCTTCGAGGTAATGGCATTATGGTTGTTGGAGCTGATGGTGTTGCGGTTGAAAATATCACAACTAGAAATGCTACACTCAATGGAGTGTATTGGACTGGAGTAAAAGGATATAGAGGATCTTATATTACAGCATACAATAATGGTGATTATGGTGTATATGCATTTGATTCGGTTGATGGGCTAATTGAACATTCCTTTGCATCTGGATCTCCCGACTCAGGTTTTTATATCGGTCAATGTAATCCGTGTAATGCGATCATAAACGATGTAATTTCTGAGAATAATGCCTTAGGATATTCAGGAACAAATTCAAGTGGTAATATCTATCTTTTGTCTTCCATTTGGCGAAAAAACCAGTTAGGGATTGGTCCGAACACATTGGATCGTGAATTATTACCTCCACAAAAACAAATGGTTGTGAAGAAAAATATAGTTTATGATAACAATAATGCAAATGCACCTTCTAAAAAATTGGAATATCCTTCCATAGGGAATGGAATCGCACTGCTTGGTGCATTGGAAAATGTTGTCGAAGGTAATTTAGTGTTTAATCATAACAATTATGGAATTCTTGTTACGATGAACATTGATGAAAACATTTGGATTTCTAATAATAATATTGTTAGAAATAATCAAGTTTACCATTCAGGTCGAGGAGACATTGCACTTAGTGGTCCTGTAAATGTTGGAAATTGTTTTGAAGGAAATTCTTATGGAGTATCAAGTCCTCCATTTTTGGAATCTTTACAATCATGTTCAGGAATTCGTTACCCACATATAGGTGATATGTCTTCTAGTATTGGGCTTCTTGCTTTGTTTGTACAAGCAAACTTAAAGGAATTTGTATTAGGTTCATATAAAAACCAACCAATTCCACCTGCACAATCCAATATGCCAAAAGAATTATTGGCAAAAGTTGTTCCTGCTCATGATGTTTTTGAAACCAATAAGGGACTCATTGATACAGCAGAGTTACCTAAGATAGATCAAAAAGATTTTGAAGCACAGACTAACAAGATGTATACTTCAGGATGGAGAGTTCACTTTCCTGGAACTCTTAAAACATGGTACTTTCACATCATGGGTTACCTACTGCCATTTGCAATTTTTGCAGCGTGGACAGGTCTTGCTATGTTAGACAGATATTCCATTGTTGGTGCCAAAGTAGATAAATACTTTTGGTTGATACTACTTTTACCTTTTATTGGATCGTTGGTTTATTTATTCTCCAAAGATTCAAAAATTTCGCCGGTTGTCAGAAATACTGTCGTGTTTGGTGGAATTCTATTGTTTTTAACTATACTAGCTTACGCTGGTTATGCGATGACTGCGGTGACGGAACCGTCTATAACTTAA